The following are encoded in a window of Ranitomeya variabilis isolate aRanVar5 chromosome 6, aRanVar5.hap1, whole genome shotgun sequence genomic DNA:
- the LOC143782155 gene encoding uncharacterized protein LOC143782155, whose translation MPKFIHLSSVFQNGLKALGDRLESGLAHINTLFQDVIQCLNRLEADLQRPAHDVFNKIEQGMSEHLTPELQLNVMQACNAAYVQAMQHTRYLQQPQVVFPPVPPITHFTSILSSTAYHCTATTMPSPAAHHYTTTLPGAAESHSSTMPSPVPARPSTSTTMAVDQNARPSSATTMVVQQTARSFTATTMAVPQPARPSQSTTMPVPDPTTPTLPRRRRSHQPSHGKPKKKRATRTVIIPPPSPPNVSVLSSLSLPSNVSLPSHASTPNVSTTILELPDHTNLLGPSPGTPSSSITKPILPAPHPPSP comes from the coding sequence atgcccaagtttattcacttgagctcggtcttccagaatggcctgaaggcgctgggagatagactggaaagtggtctggcccatattaacacacttttccaggatgtcatccaatgccttaaccgtctggaagccgacctccagagaccggCACACGATGTTTTTAacaagatagagcagggcatgtcagaacaccttacgcctgaactccagctcaacgtgatgcaggcctgcaacgctgcttacgttcaggctatgcagcatactcggtacttacagcagccacaggtggtatttccacctgtgccaccaattacacactTTACCTCAATACTGAGTTCTACTGCATATcactgtacggccaccaccatgcccagtcctgccgcacacCATTACACCACCACCTTGCCgggtgctgctgaaagccactccagcaccatgccgagtcctgttcCTGCACGGCCGTCCACCTCCACCACCATGGCAGTTGACCAAAATGCACGTCcgtcctctgccaccaccatggtgGTTCAGCAAACTGCACGTTCCTTCACCGCCACCACCATGGCGGTTCCGCAACCTGCACGGCCGTCCCAATCCACCACCATGCCGGTTCCAGatcccaccactcccaccctcccaaggagacgAAGAAGCCACCAGCCTTCTCATGGCAAACCAAAAAAGAAACGGGCAACAAGAACTGTCATaatacctccaccctcacctcccaatgtgtctgtgttgtccagtttgtctctcccttccaatgtgtctctcccatcccatgcttccactcctaatgtgtctactaccATCCTTGAACTTCCAGACCACACAAATTTACtaggcccttcccctggaaccccttcatcttCCATCACcaagccaatcctcccagctccacatcCCCCAAGTCCATAA